GAACCTTAATCGCTTCATTTTTCACATCGACAACCCTCTTTCCAGTTTGGATCCTCCTCAACACCTCAACCTTCTTTAGCATCAGCAACCAACTTTAGAAGAGACGACAATATATCAGAAAATTCAATAGGTAAAACAGCATTGCCTGAGCACATtcagcaaaaaacacaaaaacgtaAAAGGCGAAAAAGGAAATATAATAACAAGAACCAGATTAAGACCGAGCGAGGATTCTTACAAAGTTCATTCACAcatccaaaacacataaaaaatatcaagaccAAGGTCACCATCAATCTACAAAATTTAGCTGAAGAACTAGCAAAGTCTGACCTATAATGTGATGTTCAGTAGCCTGAAGCAACCCGCTAGAGGTGTATCGAGTAGATTTAATCACCCAAATGCATGGATACCACTGCACATCATCCAAATTAGCTCTTTTAGGAACTTCGACCATCCTTGACTTCCTAACTCTCAGTCTTCTGCATACCAAAAGACCCCAATAACCACAACTGCAAAGCAATATTTGTTGTCATCCTGAGatacaaaatatataagaagCAAACTTACCATCAagattcttttatttgttttggtAGGGGCTCCGAGTTTACTCTCCCGGTGCAGAAATTCCTTGCTTGAGCCTTTCCCTTTTCATCTTCTTTTTGGAGACTGGCTTCTTCTTTTTTGGTGGAACCGTCTTTTGTGCATACGTATAGAGAGCATAGTTTCCGATGAGGAAGAGCAGTAAGAGTCCCCCCACAACAATCAAAACCACCAAACCTGGGTTGAACCCTTTAGGTGTCTCCTCCTTAATCACGTTTCCCTGTTGATATCAAAAGTTAGCCCACTTCAAATAGGGGGACTATTGGAATTAAGTATTAAGCCATATTCAAATATCATCATGGTAGGCCGGTGCTATTGTTGAATCAGTACAACCCCAATTCATATGGAAAATCTTTAAAGCATCTCGACATATCCGATTCACGGAACACATCCAGCACCACTTTGGGTGCAAATGTGAAACAGAAGCATAGAAACTTTTGACATTCTACACAATTGACACAATATTTAATAATTCAAATTGTAACTGTAGATCTACtgttcaaatataaaattctAGGATGCAGTGTCAGAAGTTGGTGAATCAAAATACCTTAATCAGTCTGTTTTTCTGATCTTCGATTGAGCTCTAGTGACAACAAGACCTCATAATCATACACATCCATAGGACAAGTGAATGGGCATTTCTATTGAGAAAACCAGTTAAACAGAAATTTGGCTGCTGACATGTTTTGGCAACTTTACGATCCTAAACCTTCATGTCATTAGATCCTTATAAACTTTGTTAGCAAGTCAACATGTGTTCACCCTCTTTTACATAACATCTATGCATAAATAATGGTTCTTAGTAGCAAATGCTTCAGTGAATCCAAGCGCAATCTTCACAAGGTTTTCTTGCTAAAAGAGAAATGTACCCATCAGGCTCATAAACCATATGAAGAAAATAAACTTTACAGATTACATTGCTGTTGTTGCATTCAAGTTTGTTGCAAACTTCTCAGAGTGCTTTGATGAAACTTACCAGCTCTTTTGTTAGTTACAGATGCAGAGTATACATCAGAGAAGGAAATGACcttgataaaattttatatggAAAACTCCAACAAAGCCAATACAATCTCACTCTCACATTTACGGTAGTCattaaagacaaaaaaaaggaCACCTATGTTATTCATAGGAGTGCTAACACAGAACTAGTCATCATTATGCACTGATATCCAGTTAGTACAAAACAGGGAATTAGAATGGTTTAAAAAACAATAGAGTTTAACAGATCTACGAAGGGTGTTCCAAACTAACAATATATATCATTGTGGAATGATCAAGAATGTTGCAATTTGATGCCATAGACTTGATCAATAAATTAACAAACTACCAATATATTAACATTGTAGAATGATCGACAATGTTGCAGTTTGATGCCATAGACTTGATCAATAAATTAAGAAAGCTAGCAGTGGCAGGTGTTTTTTCTTAATACATTAGCTTCAGTTCTTCAGCAAAAATACTAAGTTGTAGTTTGATGCCATAGACTTGATCAATAAATTAAGAAAGCTAGCAGTGGCAGGTGTTTTTTCTTAATACATTAGCTTCAGTTCTTCAGCAAAAATACTAAGTTGCAGTTTGATGCCATAGACTTGATCAATAAATTAAGAAAGCTAGCAGTGGCAGGCGTTTTTTCTTAATACATTAGCTTCAGTTCTTCAGCAAAATTACTAAGTTGCAGTTTGATGCCATAGACTCGATCACTAAATTAAGAAAGCTAGCAGTGGAACGTGTTTTTTCTTAATACATTAGCTTCAGTTCTTCAGCAAAAATACTACAGTAACACAATATTACTATTAGAATTACAATCGGATTCCAAGAAAATCCCACCTACAAGTAActctaatttttatataaaaaacccAACAGGGAGAAAAATGATATGTAGCCCGAATGCGCACTTTGAGGTTCTAGCATGGTTCATCATAACCAAATAATCTTACATACAATCATCTTAATGTTACCGTCCAAATATTAAAACAGACATCTTAATATGTTTGGTTGTCCATTACATCTATGCAGGAAGAAGCATAGGTAGTAAACGTGCACAGATGGAAACAACTGCCACTATATCATCTGATCAAACAAGAGGAGAAAAAGGACTCCTGGCAAACATATCAAATGTAGAGGGGTACACAGTAGCAGTTTCTGCACGGCAACCAAGGATAGTACCCAATCATCGTGCACAACTGGGAGTACGATGGCTTGATATCGGTGACATAGGCGCGAGCCACAAGTCCGGTTAGCCATCCAACGAAATCAAACGTTGAATCACATCTCGAATCGATCATATTGGTCTGATCATTCGCCCTAACGAGATGATACAAGGAAAAAAAGGCTATTCTCTTAAATGCCTCATGTCAGATCTGGTGATTAATTATACATGAAATGACGCCCCGATGAAATCTGCGCACCAATTTGGAATTAGAGTGAAAGAGAGAAGAAGCAAACGGAGTCTTACAGCTGCATCCGGAAACTGTTCGTCCATGGCGATCGATCCTACCAGAAGGCGCCTGGTTCCGTTCCCTGGACGCAACAATTCGTAAGAATTCCACAGAAAGGAAGCCCTAATCCGATCGGAAAAGGGGGAAACAAAGTAGATCTGCACTCACCGCACTCGAATCTGATCTCCGGAGGACAATATCGAGGAAGGAAGCGACGGCGTATTTCCACGAGACGACGACGGAGTACCAAATGGAGAGCACCTTTGGATCTTCCCGTAGTGCTTTACCTGCTCTCCACACTCGTATTTAAACTCGTTTGACTGAACCAAGCCGAGTCGTATTGGGTTAACTGTTACACGATGGGATCCGATCCGATAAAGAGTCATAGTGGGTCAATTGTTATACGATTGTCTTATGGGAGTTAATTTTGTCCGATCGAAACCGAACCGAACGGGTTAGATTCGATCCCGTCCGTCCCGACCATAATGCACTGAGAAGTGGAGGAAAACCCTAGCGGCCAATCCATATATAAGCGAACGCCGTCGGCTCTCCGAAGCACGGACGAAGGATCGATCGAGGAGTGCAGCCATGGTGTCGGGGTCGGGGCTTTGCGCGAGGTGTGTGGTGGTGGACGCACGCCACCACATGCTGGGCCGGCTGGCGTCCATCCTGGCCAAGGAGCTCCTCAACGGGCAGCGCGTGGTGGTCGTCCGCTGCGAGGAGATCTGCCTCTCCGGCGGGCTCGTCCGCCAGAAGATGAAGTACCTACGCTTCCTCCGCAAGCGCATGAACACCAAGCCTTCCCACGGCCCCATCCACTTCCGTGCCCCCGCCAAGATCCTCTGGCGCACCATCCGTGGGTAATCAATCTGTCACCTTAGCTCCACAGTGCCATGCCATGCTAAAGATCAAATCTTGGTTAGAAGAGATCTAAATATGATAGTAGTATGATAAAAAATCCAATCTTGCAAAAGCATTTGGTTTGATGGTCTCGGTAGTTAAGAAATGGAtctattttcttgattttttttcctcCTCAAGGATGATACCTCACAAGACGAAACGTGGGGCTGCGGCGCTGGCAAGGCTCAAGGCGTACGAGGGCGTGCCACCACCTTATGATAAGATTAAGAGGATGGTTATTCCTGATGCACTCAAGTatggggttcttgcccaaatgatTTCAGGTACAGTTGTGTTAAATGTTGTCTAGTTTGTTTGATGAACTGGTGGACGTGTCTTTTTAGGGTCTTGAGGCTTCAGCCCGGGCATAGATACTGCTTGCTGGGTCGGCTGTCATCGGAGGTTGGATGGAATTACTATGATACTGTTAAGGTGAGATCACGGTAGCTCTATGTTTACTCCAATTTCAAACGTATGATATATATTGTCTCTTAGCTGCTTTGAATAATTTATACTAGTTCTTCAGTAATAATTACCTGCGTACTGAATTTGTTTGTTAGGTATATTGGAGTTATTTGCTTTGCTGGTGCAATGCTAACAATTAACACAGTTGAACAGTTTTTCTGGTTCATTGTTATCCATATTATTGTGTTCTTTTGCATTTTAATGTGCACATCGCTTGCACTGTTTTCTAGACATCAATTACAGGACCACATTCCTTCTCTGTCATCAATTACACACATCAATGTGTATCTTTTTTCAATGTCAACATTGAAGGTTCTCATAGATGGGGTATCGGCTGCTTTTTCTTCTTTCCTGGATCTTTTCCATACTTCAACTTTTTCTCTGTCATCATGGCAAGAGTAATCAAGAAATAATTGagagtatattattgctttgaataATTTGTACTAGTTGTTGGGTGCAAATATTTGCATACTGAATTTGTTTCATTAGgaatattttgtttgtttatttcgCTAGCGCATTGCCAACAAATAACATAGTTGAACAATTTCTCTAGTTCATTGTTAtccacatcattttttttttatgtattttcaTCTCCACAACCTTTGTATGGTTTTGTTGACATTGATTACAGTATACCATGTCTTCTCTATCCCTTACATATTCTTTTGTGATTTGTGTCTTCTTTCAAGGTCAGCAATTGAATGGTGTCATAGATAGAGCATGAGCTGCTTTTTCCGTTTTCCTGCGTACTTTAGCAAACATAAAACTTTTTCTCTGACTCTGTATGGCAAGACTAATCAAGAAGTTATTGTTTCCAATAGTGAATTGAGAGTATCACAAGCCTTCTCCATTCCTGTACATAGTCTTCTATGATCTGTTTCTTCTATTTTTTCAGTTTGTCAAGTGATTCACTTTCATGTTTGAACTTGTCATGTGCTGAGCTATCATTTGTTTGATTAATGTGCTAAAACTAGATAGGATATGATGCTTTTAACTGATGAAACATGCAAATGCTGCCTTCTCAGGAGCTGGAGGCAAAGAGGAAAGAGAGGGCCAAGGTGGCTTATGAAAGGAGAAAGCAGCTCACAAAGCTTAGGTTGAAGGCAGAAAAGGCTGCAGAGGAGAAGCTTGGTTCCCAGCTTGACATCCTATCGCCGTTGAATTACTGAGTTCGATTTCATTGCTTTTGCCAGAACGATATGGTTAGGCCTTTTTGTCATGTTTGTTGCCAGACCGAGTTTACCGTTGTTTGTTTGTGAAACATGCAACATGGGATTTCTTGAAATTAAGCTTATTATGGAAGACATTGTTAAAAACATCAAGCATTATGGTTTATTATGCGATAACAGGTCTTAATTGTTGCATACAGAAGATGaagaaaatattctctttaattccCTTATGATAAGTATTGTACTTGTTGTCGAGGATCAGTAATTAAGAAAGCTTTATGAGTCTATAGTTTTACTTTTTTGTTGTGAAACAAATTTGAAATATTACTACAAGAGAATCTAACCAGGTTCAGGCGTTGATAAATAGCAGATTGTCTACTTTGTTCCTGGACTTGCTTGGTGAATGGTGGAACCCATTGTAGATTCCACTAAGATCATGGCTTTTCTAATCCTTGGTTCAATGATTACATTCTTATTAGTGGTATTCTGTGCTTTGTGTGAGATTATAGTTAGGGCTGATCTCAAATAAATGTTCATTTTTCAATGAATAAAGGATGAGGACCAGATTTCATCCGAGGCCTTTGTTATCGATAGTCAAACTTTTACTAGCTAAGTGGGTGCAATGATTACATTCTTATTGCTGGTATACTGTGCTTTGTGTGAGATTATGATTTGAGCTGATCTCAAATTAACATTCTTTTTCAAAGAATAAATGATGAGGAGGAGATTTAGGATTTCGATATCATTAGTCAAAATTGGTCGACATATCCGAAAATTTCAGATGAAATTTTGAATATTTAATTGTTGACAAGCGAATATGTAAATAATATGCGAGCATTGATTTGTTATCCTCGAGCTTGATCAACACAATTCATTCAACTAGACCCAAGTCACTAAGATTGTTTGAGCAAAGTTCCTCATACATGACACTCGACAAGTATTAGGACGTTGAGCATTGATCATGGTGGGCAGTCAACAACTACAGTGGAGAAGTCAAATATCACCAATTCAACGAGTGAAGATTTATAGATTATCAGTTAGGTCAAAGTACTTGCCAGTATCATCTTTGACCGTGTGAGAATCTATCATCATTTTCTTGTTTTGTGAGATGAATTGACATCATAGTGAaagtttaaataaataaattatattttcagGACCAGTAAAAACAACGTGGCTGTAGTTTAGTGGTTAGAATTCTACGTTGTGGCCGTAGAGACCTGGGCTCGAATCCCAGCAGCCACAAGGAGAACAAATTTAGTTTGCTTTTCCACATTTTGGCTAAAATAGAACTAATTTTTTTATCCGCAATTAGCATCGATCATGTCGAAATACACATAATATTGACCAGTGAAATGAATTTGAGGTAtatatgaaatatgaaaattattcATCGTCGAATGAATGAAAAGTCAAATATATAATCACAAttaatctttatttatattttacctAAAACATTATTCCTCCTCCATGTATCATTACAATTAACAGCaccaaaataaaaattttgaGGATTCCTCTCATTCCATCATCGGAATAAGAGAAATAGGAATCGGAAATCCCTTTCccacctctccctctctctctatccCTCATTTTccctttatatatatttatatatataagaaaatgtAACGAATTTGTTTGACACAAAAAACAATAAAAGGAAAAGCTATGTATACTAACGATTGCATGGTAAAGAACCAAGCCCTCTTCTTCTGGACCCTCCGATCGTGATCAGACGGCGGTATGGGCGCAGCAGAGTGGGCACCTCACGAGGCCGTTCTCGTTGCAGGCGGTGCATGTCCGGAATCCCCTGCCGCCCTTCTCGGAGTAGCACCGGCGGGATCCGCTGCAGCTCCGACAGAGTACGAAGCGGAAGTCGCCGCAGCCCTCGCATACCCCTACGACCGCCGGCGCCGCCCCCTCCACATACCGCTTCAGCTCCCCGGTCTCGTAAAGCCGCCGGATCTCCTCGGCCCCGCCGAAGTGGCGCCCCCCGATGAACACCTGAGGGAGGCCGAGCGGCTTGCGGCGGCCGCCGAGGATGCCCTTTAGCTCCCGCATGAACGCGGCGTCGAGGGAGACGTCGCGCTCGTCGACGGCGACGCGGAGCCCGCGGAGGATGGTCCGGACGTCGGCGCAGTCGTCGAAGGTCTGGCGGACGACGCGGAGGGAGGTGTAGTAGAGGACGATCCGCTTCTCCTCGCCGGGGGGCAGGCCGAAAAGGTCCTCCGGCGGGGTGCACCACGTGCGGAAGGCGGAGGAGGCGGACCGCACGCGGTGAAATACCGGCGCCGGCGATAGCATCGGAGACGGTGATGGGGATGGTGACGGGGATGGGGACAGGGACGCCCAGTAGGGTGTCGTGGATGGGTCGTCGGTGTCGTCATCGCCGAGGAGGGAGCGGACGTCcttgaaggaggaggaggagcgcaaGAAGGAGGAAgggggcggcggcagcagcgggggCGGGGGCGTGGGGGAGGCGGCTCCGCGACGAGGGAGGCGGAGCTTTCTCCATGGAGACCACATGAAGCAAGGGTGGCGATAGACCGAGGAGAACgatggagaaagaggaagaagaggaggaatgggaggaggaggtggaagaaGTCATGGCATTTAATTGGGCGAGTTGGGAAACGAGGGAAGCGGAGGAAAAGATGGAGAAGGGGGAGATGCAAAGCAAGCTTAATTAAAGTTCTCTACAATGATGGTTAAGTTTAGAAGGTTGGAGTTGAGGTTATATGTGAAGTAATGAGAGGGCTGCTAATTTTAGTTCGATCCAAAGACTGTTCTTAGAATAGCATCTAATACACAATCCATTTCAGGAATTAGATAATTATATAACATATTTTGAATGATTTATTATTTCTCTCATCATATCTAAGTTGAATCAATTTCTATGAATGGGTGCTAATAGGTGTGTATTTGCAGGGGCATATACATAAGTTTGCATTACTCCCCttctttatatatgtatatatatatatatatatatatatatatatatatatatatgtatgtatatatatatatatatatatatatatatatatatatatacatacatatatatatatatatatatatatatatatatatatatacatacatacatatatatatatatatatacatacatatatatatatatatatatatgtatgtatatatatatatatgtatgtatgtataaatatatatgtatacatatatatatatatacatatatatgtataaatatatatgtatacatatatatatatatatatatatatatatatatatttatttgcagGGGCATATACATAAGTTTGCATTACTCCCCttctttatatatgtatatatatatatatatatatatatatatatatatatatatatatatatatatatatgtatatatatatatatatgtatgtatatatatatatatatgtatatatatatatatatgtatatgtatatatatgtatatatatgtatatatatacatatatatacatatatatatatatacatatatatgtataaatatatatgtatacatatatatatatatatgtatatgtatatatatatatatatgtatatgtatataaatatatatgtataaatatatatgtatatatataaatgtatatgtatatatatacatatatatatgtatatatatatatgaatatgtatatatatatacatatatatatatgtatatttatatatatgtatatgaatatatatatatatataaataaataaataaataaataaatatatatatatatatatatatatttttttttttttttcaagctaATCATAAGTTTTTATGAGTAGCATTGCATGGAGAATATAAGAATCAATAATtcatttataaatttaaaaaattaaatttaagtaACTGTTgcatgataaataattaaaattttcagccaaaatttgattttaaataatattaatttgtGTGTCATGCCAATAGTTCCAATTGGATACAAAATAAAGTGATATCTACTTTTGTATTGGAAAAAGGGCAAATGAACGGTGATTAGGGCCTTCAATCTATTTCTATGATCCAAGATGGACGACTTCTTTTTTGGGATCAAATGAAGTTGACCCGCGGCGAGAGCCACGATTCGGACCGGCTCCATCGGGTTCGGAGGTCGACTGGGCGGTGATAGGCGGCGATCCCGACGTCGGCAGCCAAGCACATCGCCGTGCGCTGCCGGGCCGAGGAAGTTGCCTTCATTAGGTGCAAGAAGGACACGTTCCCGGAGAAATGCCTCGATAAGCGCCGCCTGGTCACGAGCTTCGTCCTAAGCCTGTAAGGATTCCATGCGTTTAAGTACAATAATCTGCCTTTCTAGTACATTTATTTGTCAGTCTATCTGCATTTGTGTTCTCTCTTGGGGGACTAATTTGTGGGAGCGATAtgcagaaaaaaaaagggggggattTTGATGCATGTACAAGAACAGATTAGGTTAAATTGCCAGCTTCATTCTACCTCAATACGATTTAATAATCTTCAAGTGTTTATACCCTCTCTACATTCTAAAATACAGATCACTCCAATGCATAAAATTTTCACGAGGACTtgtgatcagtgatttaaaaagtattaggcgccaaaagacgtcaaggtccaaaaacgtccgaggcgctaggcgctcggtcGAGAGAAACGAgacgttaaaatataaaaatatataatataattaataaatataattatttaaaattttaaataaaaatatgttattaaattaagaaaatctaagatacaaaatcacaatgtcacattaacaaaaagtttcaaaattcaaaacaataaaattttacatcaaagtcattcatcataatcaatattatcgtcattttcacataaatcatcttcattgaattcgtttttttcctcttgtccttcgattccttccttttcatcaagatatgtttcattctctatgtcttcaacaatagcaggagccgagcttgatgcttttgcactcatttttctctttgacatctgtcttgtatatgtttataattctccagcacctgaagctcttgccacatcttccCATGTA
The window above is part of the Musa acuminata AAA Group cultivar baxijiao chromosome BXJ2-6, Cavendish_Baxijiao_AAA, whole genome shotgun sequence genome. Proteins encoded here:
- the LOC135615310 gene encoding large ribosomal subunit protein uL13w-like, with product MVSGSGLCARCVVVDARHHMLGRLASILAKELLNGQRVVVVRCEEICLSGGLVRQKMKYLRFLRKRMNTKPSHGPIHFRAPAKILWRTIRGMIPHKTKRGAAALARLKAYEGVPPPYDKIKRMVIPDALKVLRLQPGHRYCLLGRLSSEVGWNYYDTVKELEAKRKERAKVAYERRKQLTKLRLKAEKAAEEKLGSQLDILSPLNY
- the LOC103988899 gene encoding uncharacterized protein At5g39865-like, producing the protein MWSPWRKLRLPRRGAASPTPPPPLLPPPPSSFLRSSSSFKDVRSLLGDDDTDDPSTTPYWASLSPSPSPSPSPSPMLSPAPVFHRVRSASSAFRTWCTPPEDLFGLPPGEEKRIVLYYTSLRVVRQTFDDCADVRTILRGLRVAVDERDVSLDAAFMRELKGILGGRRKPLGLPQVFIGGRHFGGAEEIRRLYETGELKRYVEGAAPAVVGVCEGCGDFRFVLCRSCSGSRRCYSEKGGRGFRTCTACNENGLVRCPLCCAHTAV